The proteins below are encoded in one region of Huiozyma naganishii CBS 8797 chromosome 7, complete genome:
- the DNF1 gene encoding aminophospholipid-translocating P4-type ATPase DNF1 (similar to Saccharomyces cerevisiae DNF2 (YDR093W) and DNF1 (YER166W); ancestral locus Anc_8.231): protein MPIDKTNPFQEDVNPFDSEDEFNFELGDGNRSSQHAKSNDNKVTFDEPRDTRKPHLDESLSFENTADADSFDGHSYQQTPDIGRFNHNESGTFDDIELENDNNAETPAMKRLRLGTQRNKKGKPLIGRTKTLKWAKENLYNPFEDFIKEEDAFDDAGMKNRADELRTVYYNMDLPDDMLDEEGKPLADYARNKIRTTKYTPLTFLPKNILFQFQNFANVYFLMLIILGAFQIFGVTNPGLSAVPLIVIVIITAIKDGVEDSRRTVLDLEVNNTRTHILEGVPNGNISADNVSMWRKFKKANTRLLVKFIDYCKSRFSEEGRRKRAMRQRNHLRVQHARAQGDTDMPRNSLDSVGSYRFSAEYGRPSLDENGADGMANEGHIIDRTLPPRTDCKFSKDFWKNVKVGDIVRIHNNDEIPADVILLASSDNDGACYLETKNLDGETNLKVRQSLSTTLDIRNSRDVARSRFWVESEGPHANLYSYEGNLKYIDTKDGDLKNEPITINNMLLRGCTLRNTKWAMGIVMFTGDETKIMLNAGVTPTKKSRISRELNFSVLINFLILFILCFISAIINGVSYSKHPASRDYFEFGIIGGTASTAGFVTFWVAVILYQSLVPISLYISVEIIKTAQAAFIYGDVLLYNARLDYPCTPKSWNISDDLGQIEYIFSDKTGTLTQNIMEFKKCTINGVSYGRAYTEALAGLRKRQGVDVESESRHEKEGIARDREIMIKDLMHLSDNSQFYPEDITFVSKEFTDDLKAKNGEVQQKCCQHFMLALALCHSVLVEKNKVDPNRLDIKAQSPDEAALVTTARDMGFSFVGSTKQGMIIEIQGVQKEFQILNILEFNSSRKRMSCIVKIPAANPEEEPKALLICKGADSVIFSRLSTKAGANDEQLLEKTALHLEQYATEGLRTLCIAQKEISWPAYQKWNAKYNAAAAVLTNREEQLDAVADAIERDLILLGGTAIEDRLQDGVPDSIAILVQAGIKLWVLTGDKVETAINIGFSCNLLNNEMELLVIKTSGEDVKEYGTEPSQIVDNLVSTYLREKFGLGGTEMELANAKADHEHPKGNFAVIVDGEALKLLLNDEDMRRKFLLLCKNCRAVLCCRVSPSQKAAVVKLVKNTLDVMTLAIGDGSNDVAMIQSADVGIGIAGEEGRQAVMCSDYAIGQFRYLTRLLLVHGRWSYKRLAEMIPSFFYKNVIFTLTLFWYGIYNNFDGSYLFEYTFIMFYNLAFTSLPVIFLGILDQDVSDTVSLVVPQLYRVGILRLEWKQTKFLWYMLDGLYQSCISFFFPYCVYRKTMIVTKNGLGIDHRYDVGVMVASIAVISCNLHILLHQYRWDWFSVTWIALSCLVLFFWTGIWSSVLHSKDLYKAASRIYDTPAFWAVFFVGVCYCLLPRFTLDCCRKFFYPTDVEIVREMWARGDFDHYPTGYDPTDPDRPKIVKPGKLGEHPVSINSRGIELRDNYGFGSVSQESVLTEEIPMNILNDAAGSPTALRVEENRQTWGDSPKETQDLLFSPRLKDEGKGTFEPQTGSTLRQSTVPQNRTSLDHTREQMLSSNQLDNRYSVERARMSLELPGIKNAEGLLDARKSFHRDR from the coding sequence ATGCCCATAGATAAAACTAACCCTTTCCAGGAAGACGTTAATCCCTTTGATAGTGAAGACGAATTTAATTTCGAACTGGGTGACGGGAATAGAAGTTCCCAGCATGCTAAAAGTAACGACAATAAAGTAACCTTTGATGAACCTCGTGATACTAGAAAGCCTCATTTAGATGAAAGCTTATCATTCGAAAACACAGCTGATGCAGATTCATTCGATGGCCATTCCTATCAGCAGACACCAGATATCGGTAGATTCAATCATAACGAGTCTGGGACGTTTGATGATATTGAATTGGAAAACGACAACAATGCCGAGACTCCGGCTATGAAGAGACTCCGGCTTGGCAcccaaagaaacaaaaaaggCAAGCCTCTTATTGGAAGGACTAAGACGCTGAAATGGGCGAAAGAGAATTTATATAACCCATTTGAAGACTTtatcaaagaggaggatgcCTTTGACGACGCCGGTATGAAAAATAGGGCCGACGAACTCAGAACGGTGTACTACAACATGGATTTACCGGATGATATGCTCGACGAAGAGGGAAAACCTCTTGCTGATTATGCACGTAACAAGATTAGAACAACCAAGTATACGCCATTAACGTTCTTGCCTAAAAATATCTTATTTCAATTCCAAAACTTCGCCAACGTCTATTTCTTGATGCTGATCATTTTAGGTGCCTTCCAGATCTTTGGTGTTACAAATCCCGGGTTAAGTGCAGTGCCGCTGATTGTCATCGTTATTATCACTGCCATCAAGGATGGTGTTGAAGATTCCAGGAGAACTGTTTTAGATTTAGAGGTGAATAACACCAGGACGCACATTCTCGAAGGTGTACCAAATGGAAACATTTCCGCCGACAACGTTTCGATGTGGAGAAAGTTCAAGAAGGCTAACACAAGGCTACTCGTCAAGTTTATCGACTACTGCAAAAGCAGGTTTTCTGAAGAAGGGAGAAGGAAGCGCGCAATGCGCCAGCGGAATCATCTCAGGGTCCAGCATGCAAGAGCGCAAGGAGACACTGACATGCCACGTAATTCCTTGGACTCAGTTGGCAGTTATAGGTTTTCTGCTGAGTATGGACGTCCGTCTTTAGATGAGAACGGTGCAGATGGCATGGCAAATGAAGGCCATATTATTGATAGAACTTTGCCTCCCAGAACTGATTGTAAGTTTTCGAAAGACTTCTGGAAAAACGTTAAAGTTGGTGACATTGTGAGAATTCATAATAACGATGAGATTCCCGCAGATGTTATTTTGTTGGCATCTTCAGACAATGACGGCGCTTGCTAtcttgaaaccaaaaactTGGATGGTGAAACAAATTTGAAGGTTAGACAATCCTTGAGCACCACCCTTGATATTAGAAATTCTAGAGATGTTGCAAGATCGAGGTTTTGGGTCGAAAGTGAAGGCCCTCACGCAAACTTATATTCTTATGAAGGTAATTTGAAATACATTGATACCAAAGACGGAGACCTGAAGAACGAGCCCATCACAATCAACAACATGTTGCTTCGTGGTTGTACACTAAGAAACACCAAATGGGCGATGGGTATTGTAATGTTCACTGGTGATGAAACCAAGATTATGTTAAATGCTGGTGTTACTCCAACAAAAAAGTCTCGAATCTCGAGAGAACTGAACTTCTCTGTTTTGATCAATTTCCTGATCTTGTTTATTCTTTGTTTCATTTCGGCGATAATTAATGGTGTTTCGTACAGCAAGCATCCTGCCTCTCGCGACTACTTTGAGTTTGGTATAATAGGTGGGACAGCTTCAACAGCAGGTTTTGTTACTTTTTGGGTTGCAGTTATTCTATATCAGTCTTTGGTACCCATTTCACTGTACATCTCTGTTGAGATTATCAAAACGGCACAAGCGGCGTTTATTTACGGTGATGTTTTACTATACAACGCAAGGCTGGATTACCCATGTACTCCAAAGTCGTGGAATATTTCTGATGATTTGGGCCAGATtgaatatattttttccGATAAAACTGGTACCCTAACTCAAAATATCATGGAATTTAAAAAATGTACTATTAATGGTGTTTCTTACGGTAGGGCATACACGGAGGCCCTGGCGGGTCTGAGAAAACGACAAGGTGTTGATGTGGAATCCGAATCTCGTCACGAAAAAGAGGGGATTGCTAGAGATAGAGAAATCATGATCAAAGATCTAATGCATTTATCTGACAATTCACAATTTTATCCCGAGGACATCACATTTGTTTCCAAAGAATTCACTGACGATTTAAAGGCTAAGAACGGGGAGGTACAACAGAAGTGCTGCCAACATTTTATGCTGGCGCTAGCGTTATGCCATTCTGTCTTAGTCGAAAAGAACAAGGTTGATCCCAATAGACTAGATATTAAAGCCCAATCGCCCGATGAAGCTGCATTAGTTACTACTGCTAGAGATATGGGTTTCAGTTTTGTGGGAAGTACAAAACAAGGTATGATCATCGAGATACAGGGTGTTCAAAAGGAATTTCAGATCTTGAATATTTTGGAGTTCAATTCCTCAAGGAAGAGAATGAGCTGTATTGTGAAAATTCCAGCTGCCAACCCTGAAGAAGAGCCCAAGGCATTACTGATTTGTAAAGGTGCGGATTCCgtgattttttcaagacTATCTACGAAGGCCGGTGCTAATGACGAGCAATTATTGGAAAAGACAGCTCTGCATTTGGAACAGTACGCCACTGAAGGTCTGAGAACACTTTGTATTGCCCAAAAGGAAATATCTTGGCCTGCTTACCAGAAGTGGAATGCCAAATACAACGCTGCTGCGGCTGTGCTCACGAACAGAGAAGAACAGCTAGATGCTGTCGCAGACGCTATTGAACGTGACCTAATACTATTAGGTGGGACTGCCATCGAAGATCGTTTACAAGATGGTGTACCTGATTCTATTGCTATTCTGGTTCAGGCTGGTATCAAGTTGTGGGTTTTGACCGGTGATAAGGTCGAAACAGCCATCAATATTGGGTTTTCGTGTAACCTATTGAATAATGAAATGGAATTATTGGTCATCAAGACGTCAGGTGAGGATGTTAAAGAATATGGTACTGAACCAAGTCAAATCGTGGACAATCTGGTATCAACATATTTAAGAGAAAAATTCGGACTTGGTGGCACAGAAATGGAACTTGCCAATGCTAAAGCTGACCATGAGCATCCAAAGGGTAACTTTGCAGTCATCGTTGATGGTGAAGCTTTAAAACTGCTTCTTAACGATGAGGATatgagaagaaaatttttgttgCTTTGTAAAAACTGTCGGGCAGTACTTTGTTGCAGAGTTTCTCCATCTCAAAAGGCTGCAGTCGTCAAGTTAGTTAAAAATACTCTTGATGTTATGACCCTTGCCATTGGGGATGGGTCCAATGATGTTGCTATGATCCAGTCTGCCGATGTAGGTATCGGTATTGCCGGTGAGGAAGGCCGTCAAGCTGTCATGTGCTCCGACTATGCTATCGGGCAGTTCAGATATTTAACGAGATTGTTACTCGTTCATGGAAGGTGGTCTTACAAACGGTTGGCTGAGATGATCCCGTCATTTTTTTACAAGAACGTTATTTTCACCCTGACTTTGTTTTGGTACGGTATCTACAATAATTTTGACGGGTCTTACTTGTTTGAGTACACTTTCATTATGTTTTACAACTTGGCCTTTACGTCCTTGCCTGTCATTTTTCTGGGTATCCTCGACCAGGATGTCAGTGACACAGTGTCCTTGGTGGTCCCGCAACTATACAGGGTTGGTATTTTGCGTCTTGAATGGAAGCAAACCAAGTTTTTGTGGTATATGTTGGATGGGTTGTACCAGTCATGCAtctcctttttcttcccctATTGTGTTTACCGCAAGACGATGATTGTTACGAAAAATGGGCTAGGGATCGACCACCGGTATGACGTTGGGGTTATGGTTGCAAGTATTGCAGTTATATCCTGTAACCTCCACATCTTGCTACATCAATACAGATGGGATTGGTTCAGTGTGACATGGATAGCGCTGTCCTGTCTAGTTCTCTTTTTCTGGACAGGTATTTGGTCGAGTGTGCTACACAGTAAGGACCTATACAAGGCTGCTTCCAGGATTTACGACACACCCGCGTTTTGGGCTGTGTTTTTTGTTGGAGTATGTTACTGTCTATTACCGCGGTTCACGCTGGATTGCTGCAGGAAGTTTTTCTACCCAACAGATGTGGAAATCGTGAGGGAAATGTGGGCCAGAGGTGACTTCGACCATTACCCAACTGGATATGATCCAACGGATCCTGACAGGCCTAAAATCGTCAAACCAGGTAAGCTCGGTGAACATCCTGTGTCGATTAACTCTCGCGGCATCGAATTGCGCGACAATTACGGATTCGGGTCGGTGTCTCAAGAGAGTGTTTTAACTGAGGAGATTCCAATGAACATACTGAACGATGCGGCAGGTTCCCCCACGGCTCTGCGTGTCGAAGAGAACCGTCAAACTTGGGGGGACTCGCCAAAGGAGACCCAGGATCTATTGTTCTCCCCGAGACTGAAAGACGAAGGCAAGGGTACATTCGAGCCGCAGACGGGTTCTACTTTACGGCAATCCACCGTTCCGCAAAACAGAACGTCGCTAGACCACACCAGGGAGCAAATGCTCTCCAGCAATCAACTAGACAACCGATATTCGGTCGAGCGGGCCAGAATGTCCCTAGAACTTCCGGGAATCAAGAATGCCGAGGGTCTTCTTGATGCCAGAAAGAGTTTTCACCGCGATAGGTAA